One Planctomycetota bacterium DNA segment encodes these proteins:
- a CDS encoding glycoside hydrolase 43 family protein, which produces MSVPGAAGSLGLAQNPILWTDLPDLAIMRVGANYYMSSTTMHMSPGLPIMKSSDLVNWELVGYAYDTLADNDALTLTNGRNAYGAGSWASSLRYHGGVFYATTFSSTTGRTHVYTTKDIEKGPWKETSFPPSLHDHSLFFDDDGRVYMVHGSGDIRLTELCADASGVKPGGLSQVIIRNASRVAGERVGLPAEGSQLHKIGGKYYLMNITWPRNDVRTQIIHRADRITGPYEGRVILRDRGIAQGGLVDTADGRWYALLFEDHGAVGRIPHLVPVRWEDGWPVLGVDGKVPATLDIPAGKGGLANIVASDEFDRRPGDRALPLAWQWNHNPDNRHWSLTHRPGWLRLTTGRVDPDITSARNTLTQRTFGPQCSGTVALDVSRMRDGDLAGLSVFQRKYGFVAVKTVGAARSVVMVSAETGVPLEAESVPLRQEVVFLRADCDYRNRADRASFYYSLDGRRWTAIGGPLKMSYTLPHFMGYRFALFNLATKVAGGSVDFDYFRVSDRITDGN; this is translated from the coding sequence GTGTCAGTTCCAGGTGCCGCCGGGTCGCTAGGCCTTGCGCAGAACCCGATTCTCTGGACAGATCTCCCTGACCTCGCGATCATGCGCGTCGGCGCCAACTACTACATGAGCAGCACCACGATGCACATGAGTCCCGGCCTGCCGATCATGAAATCAAGTGACCTGGTGAACTGGGAACTGGTTGGCTATGCCTACGACACGCTCGCAGACAACGACGCCCTGACCCTCACGAACGGCAGAAACGCCTACGGCGCCGGGTCCTGGGCCAGCAGTCTCCGCTACCACGGCGGGGTCTTCTATGCAACCACCTTCTCGAGTACGACCGGCAGGACTCATGTCTACACGACGAAGGACATCGAGAAGGGCCCGTGGAAGGAGACGTCGTTCCCCCCCTCGCTGCACGATCACTCGCTGTTCTTCGATGACGACGGCCGCGTATACATGGTGCACGGCAGTGGTGACATTCGTCTCACCGAGCTCTGTGCCGATGCTTCGGGGGTCAAGCCCGGCGGCCTCAGCCAGGTGATCATCAGGAACGCCAGTCGCGTGGCCGGCGAAAGGGTTGGCCTGCCCGCCGAGGGCTCCCAACTCCACAAGATCGGCGGCAAGTACTACCTGATGAACATCACTTGGCCTCGCAACGACGTCCGCACGCAGATCATCCACCGGGCCGACCGGATCACGGGTCCGTACGAGGGCAGGGTGATTCTCAGAGACCGCGGCATCGCGCAGGGGGGACTTGTTGATACAGCGGACGGCCGGTGGTATGCGCTGTTGTTCGAGGACCACGGCGCCGTCGGCCGCATCCCCCATCTTGTTCCGGTGAGGTGGGAGGACGGCTGGCCTGTCTTAGGCGTGGATGGCAAAGTGCCAGCGACCCTCGACATCCCTGCCGGCAAGGGGGGCCTCGCCAACATCGTGGCCTCCGACGAATTCGACCGCCGCCCCGGCGACCGCGCGCTCCCGCTGGCCTGGCAATGGAACCACAACCCCGACAATCGGCACTGGTCGCTCACCCATCGCCCAGGCTGGCTGCGGCTGACCACAGGCAGAGTCGACCCCGACATCACCAGCGCCAGGAACACCCTCACGCAGAGGACCTTCGGTCCGCAGTGTTCGGGCACCGTGGCGCTGGATGTGAGCCGTATGAGGGACGGCGACCTCGCTGGCCTCAGCGTGTTCCAGCGGAAGTATGGATTCGTCGCCGTCAAGACGGTTGGCGCCGCCAGGTCCGTTGTCATGGTGAGCGCCGAAACGGGTGTTCCCCTGGAGGCGGAATCCGTTCCCTTGAGGCAGGAAGTCGTCTTCCTCAGAGCGGACTGCGATTACAGGAACCGCGCCGACAGAGCCTCCTTCTACTACAGCCTCGACGGCAGACGCTGGACTGCCATTGGGGGCCCGCTGAAGATGTCCTACACACTCCCACACTTCATGGGCTACCGCTTCGCGTTGTTCAATCTCGCAACCAAGGTGGCAGGCGGTTCCGTGGACTTCGACTACTTTCGCGTGAGCGATCGGATCACGGACGGGAACTGA
- a CDS encoding transketolase: MAGNRFAAPALTPEQLARLKELGRLCRGDILKMTELAACGHPGGSMSSIDFYLVVWSLANVDPRNPLDPDRDRIVVSHGHTSPGVYATLGRLGFFPIDEAVAHFRQSGSIFEGHVERSIPGCEWSSGNLGQGLSAAAGMAMAARLTGRNYHVFAMMSDGEHAKGQVAEARRFARKYNLSNLTVLLDLNGLQISGKTSDIMPVNIKATILADGWRVIEVDGHDYQAIYQATREAVLDTANPVAILCTTVMGKGVPAIEHKEKYHGAALPKDMFEDALKVLGVENDLERYAAMRKAGPGMRSTIHLAHAPAPIDPGTPRTYTAPIDNRSAWGNALGDLAKLNGQKVPMACVDCDLLPSVRTGDFQKALPNNFLQVGVQEHNAATIAGALSVSGVLTYFSDFGVFGFDETYNQHRLNDINETNLKLVCTHCGLDVGEDGKTHQCLDYVGAMRNLFGFQIIVPADGNQTDRVVRYISQQPGNFAVAMGRSKLPIVTDAKGRPFYAGDYTFQPGKADVIAEGTDAVVIAMGTMVGYCQKAVAELNAAGLSVGLLAMSCPKDPDVEAIKAAARTGVLVTCEDHNVWTGLGASVAETLALSGIACKLEMLGVRRYASSGTPDDLYAEQGIDPASVVAAVKRLVAAR, from the coding sequence ATGGCCGGAAACAGATTCGCGGCGCCTGCTTTGACCCCCGAACAACTCGCACGCCTCAAGGAACTCGGCCGCCTGTGCCGCGGCGATATCCTGAAGATGACGGAGCTGGCCGCCTGCGGCCACCCGGGCGGCTCCATGTCATCCATTGACTTCTATCTGGTCGTGTGGTCGCTGGCCAACGTTGACCCGAGGAACCCGCTGGACCCCGACCGCGACCGGATCGTCGTGAGCCACGGCCACACGTCGCCCGGCGTGTATGCGACGCTGGGGCGCCTGGGCTTCTTCCCGATTGACGAGGCCGTGGCGCACTTCCGCCAGAGCGGCAGCATCTTCGAGGGACACGTCGAGCGCTCGATCCCCGGGTGCGAATGGTCGAGCGGCAACCTGGGCCAGGGCCTGTCGGCCGCGGCCGGCATGGCCATGGCCGCGCGCCTCACGGGGCGCAACTACCACGTGTTCGCCATGATGAGCGACGGCGAGCACGCCAAGGGCCAGGTGGCCGAGGCCCGCCGCTTCGCCCGAAAGTACAACCTGTCCAACCTCACCGTCCTGCTCGACCTCAACGGCCTCCAGATCAGCGGAAAGACCTCGGACATCATGCCCGTGAACATCAAGGCGACGATCCTCGCCGACGGCTGGCGGGTGATCGAGGTGGACGGCCACGACTACCAGGCCATCTACCAGGCGACGCGCGAGGCGGTGCTCGACACGGCGAACCCCGTGGCCATCCTGTGCACGACCGTGATGGGCAAGGGCGTGCCCGCCATCGAGCACAAGGAGAAGTACCACGGCGCCGCGCTGCCCAAGGACATGTTCGAGGACGCCCTGAAGGTGCTGGGCGTCGAGAACGACCTGGAGCGCTACGCCGCGATGCGCAAGGCCGGCCCGGGCATGCGCTCGACCATTCACCTCGCCCACGCCCCCGCCCCCATAGACCCCGGCACGCCCCGCACTTACACGGCGCCCATTGACAACCGCTCGGCCTGGGGCAACGCCCTCGGCGACCTCGCCAAGCTCAACGGCCAGAAGGTGCCGATGGCCTGCGTGGACTGCGATCTGCTGCCCTCCGTGCGCACGGGCGACTTCCAGAAGGCCCTGCCCAACAACTTCCTCCAGGTCGGCGTGCAGGAGCACAACGCCGCCACCATCGCCGGCGCCCTGTCGGTCAGCGGCGTGCTCACCTACTTCTCCGACTTCGGGGTCTTCGGCTTCGACGAAACCTATAATCAGCACCGGCTCAACGACATCAACGAGACCAACCTCAAGCTCGTGTGCACCCACTGCGGCCTCGACGTGGGCGAGGACGGCAAGACCCACCAGTGCCTCGACTACGTGGGCGCCATGCGCAACCTGTTCGGCTTCCAGATCATCGTGCCCGCCGACGGCAACCAGACCGACCGCGTGGTGCGCTACATCTCGCAGCAGCCGGGCAACTTCGCCGTCGCCATGGGCCGCTCCAAGCTCCCCATCGTCACCGACGCGAAGGGCCGGCCCTTCTACGCCGGCGACTACACCTTCCAACCAGGAAAGGCCGATGTCATCGCGGAGGGCACCGACGCCGTGGTGATCGCGATGGGCACGATGGTGGGCTATTGCCAGAAGGCCGTGGCCGAGCTCAACGCCGCGGGCCTGAGCGTGGGCCTCCTGGCCATGAGCTGCCCCAAGGACCCCGATGTGGAGGCCATCAAGGCCGCCGCGAGGACGGGCGTCCTCGTGACCTGCGAGGACCACAACGTCTGGACTGGCCTCGGCGCCTCGGTGGCCGAGACCCTGGCCCTCAGCGGCATCGCATGCAAGCTCGAGATGCTCGGCGTGCGCCGCTACGCCAGCTCGGGCACGCCCGATGACCTCTATGCCGAGCAGGGCATTGACCCCGCGTCCGTCGTCGCTGCCGTCAAGAGGCTCGTGGCCGCGCGCTGA
- a CDS encoding PEP-CTERM sorting domain-containing protein: MGGTVNGRFGRLSLCFAIGVAGAILLGGAGRAPAAPIFSITSLGFKDAEHTGPGGTRESFPRYVNASGQVAGSQTRYVPPEGPLGQTAWFYDGSALLNVGLTDAEHTGTNAYRYSWVTGLNAAGQVVGGANRYDAAGNDVGVSAWLYNGTTTQNVGLTDPEHTRVTNEYRHSWAIGLNAAGQVAGWADRYDSAGNHNGASAWLYNGTTTLNIGLTDPEHTRATDGTRISWPNYLNDAGQVVGSAFRYDGAGNDLGASTWLYNGTTTLNIGLTDPEHTRVTDGYRSSWANNMNAAGQAAGWSARYDGAGNYNGSSIWLYNGTTTFNVGPTDLEHTRVTDNRRYADVYFLNAAGQVAGQAERYDGAGNYNGWSTWLYNGTTTLNVGPTDPEHTRAADGYRESWVAGLNAAGRVVGVAYRYDAAGNDLGETAWLYNGTTTLNVGLTDPEHTAVNEYRSSYPHALNDAGWVAGTAIRFDAAGTGYLGQSAWLYNGTATLNVGLADPMRTRADGFRYSSGAGIGGEDEGNLLLNALGQVAGQATRYNGGETPLGYSAWMYDPGTDTTYPFDLSTRSDGYAYSEVTWLGDNGLVLGQYQLFDALDTDLGLRPFYFTVAGGLHDLGSLVDGGLAANGWDFLQWTISPSGEYIAGSGEPSPSDPLAFLLSPVQQQGAIPEPATLTLLGLGGLALLARRRRSRKQGG; encoded by the coding sequence ATGGGCGGCACAGTCAACGGGCGATTCGGGCGACTCTCCCTCTGCTTCGCCATCGGCGTGGCGGGCGCAATCTTGCTCGGGGGGGCGGGCCGCGCGCCAGCCGCCCCCATCTTCAGCATCACCTCCCTCGGTTTCAAAGACGCCGAGCACACGGGCCCTGGAGGCACCCGCGAGAGCTTCCCCCGGTACGTTAATGCTTCGGGCCAGGTCGCGGGCAGCCAGACGCGCTACGTCCCACCCGAAGGCCCTTTGGGCCAGACAGCCTGGTTCTACGACGGCTCTGCCCTCCTCAACGTCGGCCTCACCGACGCCGAGCACACGGGCACGAACGCCTACCGCTACAGTTGGGTCACAGGCCTCAACGCTGCGGGCCAGGTGGTGGGCGGGGCAAACCGTTACGACGCCGCGGGCAACGACGTCGGCGTGAGCGCCTGGCTTTACAACGGCACGACGACGCAAAACGTGGGCCTCACCGACCCCGAGCACACCCGCGTGACCAATGAGTACCGCCACAGTTGGGCCATCGGCCTGAACGCCGCGGGCCAGGTCGCGGGCTGGGCGGACCGCTACGACAGCGCAGGCAACCACAACGGCGCGAGCGCCTGGCTCTACAACGGCACGACGACCCTCAACATCGGCCTCACTGACCCAGAGCACACGCGCGCGACCGATGGCACCCGCATCAGTTGGCCGAACTACCTCAATGACGCGGGCCAGGTCGTGGGCAGTGCGTTCCGCTACGATGGCGCCGGCAACGACCTGGGCGCGAGCACCTGGCTCTACAACGGCACCACGACCCTCAATATCGGCCTCACCGACCCCGAGCACACGCGCGTGACCGATGGCTACCGCTCGAGTTGGGCGAACAACATGAACGCCGCGGGCCAGGCCGCGGGTTGGTCAGCCCGCTATGACGGCGCGGGCAACTACAATGGCTCGAGCATCTGGCTCTACAACGGCACGACCACCTTCAATGTCGGCCCCACCGACCTTGAGCACACACGCGTCACCGATAACCGCCGCTATGCTGACGTGTACTTCCTGAACGCTGCGGGCCAGGTCGCGGGCCAGGCGGAACGCTACGACGGCGCCGGCAACTACAACGGCTGGAGCACCTGGCTCTACAACGGCACGACGACCCTGAACGTGGGCCCCACCGACCCTGAGCACACCCGCGCGGCCGATGGGTACCGCGAGAGCTGGGTCGCTGGCCTGAACGCCGCGGGCCGAGTCGTGGGCGTGGCGTACCGGTACGACGCCGCCGGCAACGACCTGGGCGAGACCGCCTGGCTCTACAACGGTACGACCACCCTCAACGTGGGCCTCACCGACCCCGAGCACACCGCCGTCAACGAGTACCGCTCCAGCTACCCCCATGCCCTGAACGACGCCGGCTGGGTCGCCGGCACGGCGATCCGCTTCGACGCCGCGGGCACCGGCTACCTGGGGCAGTCCGCCTGGCTCTACAACGGCACGGCCACCCTCAATGTCGGCCTCGCCGACCCCATGCGCACGCGCGCCGACGGATTCCGCTACAGCAGCGGGGCGGGCATAGGCGGAGAAGACGAGGGGAACCTGCTTCTGAACGCGCTCGGCCAGGTCGCAGGCCAGGCCACCCGCTACAACGGAGGCGAGACCCCGCTCGGCTACAGCGCCTGGATGTACGACCCGGGAACCGACACCACCTACCCCTTCGACCTCTCCACCCGCTCGGACGGGTACGCCTACAGCGAGGTCACGTGGCTCGGCGACAACGGGCTGGTGCTGGGCCAGTACCAACTCTTCGACGCACTGGACACCGACCTCGGCTTGCGGCCCTTCTACTTCACCGTCGCCGGCGGCCTGCACGACCTCGGCTCGCTGGTGGACGGCGGCCTGGCCGCCAACGGGTGGGACTTCTTGCAGTGGACGATTAGTCCTTCTGGCGAGTACATCGCCGGCAGTGGGGAGCCCTCGCCCAGCGATCCGCTCGCCTTCCTCCTTTCCCCTGTCCAGCAGCAGGGCGCGATCCCGGAGCCGGCCACCCTCACCCTCCTCGGCCTCGGCGGCCTCGCTCTCCTCGCCCGCCGGCGGCGCAGCCGCAAGCAGGGTGGCTAG
- a CDS encoding HEAT repeat domain-containing protein, whose protein sequence is MTLNFKTTVVLLLIVAGGYYAYSLYFPGVDTGDVAKLLRSHRRAEPGAQTVLKHRIMTTYDSKRDYAIIFRALDSPSPATQALAVEILTEKVERRALPKLLEMLNDPTRAEFVLETVAAAMGTLDVREAVPRLVELTDTSEPPAVRSAAHNALVRMTGAGAQVKFGPNSREQWTLWLRTQQSGGTR, encoded by the coding sequence ATGACCCTGAACTTCAAGACGACGGTGGTGCTTCTGCTCATCGTGGCGGGGGGGTACTACGCGTACTCCTTGTACTTCCCTGGTGTGGATACTGGGGACGTCGCGAAGCTGTTGCGCAGCCACCGCCGAGCCGAACCCGGGGCGCAGACGGTGCTCAAGCACCGGATCATGACGACGTATGACTCGAAGAGGGACTACGCGATCATCTTTCGCGCCCTGGACAGCCCCAGCCCGGCCACGCAGGCCCTGGCAGTCGAGATTCTCACCGAGAAGGTGGAGCGCCGGGCCCTCCCCAAGCTGCTGGAGATGCTGAACGATCCGACACGGGCGGAGTTCGTCCTGGAGACGGTCGCAGCCGCCATGGGCACGCTGGATGTACGCGAGGCGGTGCCACGCCTCGTCGAACTCACCGACACGTCGGAGCCTCCAGCCGTGCGCTCGGCGGCGCACAATGCCCTGGTGAGAATGACCGGGGCGGGCGCTCAGGTGAAGTTCGGGCCCAACTCTCGCGAGCAGTGGACCTTGTGGCTCCGCACCCAACAATCTGGCGGGACACGCTGA
- the cyaB gene encoding class IV adenylate cyclase has product MKRNIEVKARCRDLARAEAICRRAGALHVWTRRQTDVYFAVPDGRLKLRIEQPGEATLVRYRRADVAGIRDSHYELLSVPDAEETLRELEARHGSCAHVQKERALYMLENVRVHLDEVEGLGTFIELEAVMDGVESDAAAHALLRRLLAELGVAPEDILSQSYGDMQPGQTTGPGDAASCPPAG; this is encoded by the coding sequence ATGAAGAGGAACATCGAGGTCAAAGCCAGGTGCCGCGATCTGGCGCGCGCGGAGGCGATCTGCCGGCGTGCAGGAGCGCTTCACGTGTGGACGCGTCGTCAAACCGACGTCTACTTCGCCGTGCCTGACGGGCGGCTGAAACTCCGCATCGAGCAGCCCGGGGAGGCGACCCTGGTGCGCTATCGGCGCGCCGACGTGGCCGGAATCCGCGACAGCCACTATGAGCTGCTGTCCGTGCCCGACGCAGAGGAGACGCTCCGAGAGCTCGAGGCCCGTCACGGCTCCTGCGCGCACGTGCAGAAGGAACGTGCGCTCTACATGCTGGAGAACGTGCGGGTTCACCTGGACGAGGTGGAGGGACTGGGCACGTTCATCGAGCTTGAGGCCGTTATGGATGGGGTCGAGTCCGACGCCGCGGCCCACGCTCTCCTCCGGCGGCTTCTGGCCGAACTGGGAGTGGCTCCCGAGGACATTCTGAGCCAGTCCTACGGCGACATGCAGCCAGGGCAGACGACCGGGCCAGGTGACGCGGCATCATGTCCCCCCGCGGGGTAG
- a CDS encoding dehydrogenase E1 component subunit alpha/beta, producing MVRELTVLPSFDPKIVELGQIPVYQYNRTLEQELADGRLTERDARQFLEFMMTIRAFEEMIVAARNQAYEPLKGIAFEYRGPTHLSIGQEATSVGGCAALRLTDYITSTHRGHGDGIAKGCFAVYQRDPATLRKVLGLSEAEKLSEEALRERAMEHHLFRTAAELFGRDAGYCRGRGGGMHIADFSVGHLGANAIVGGSIGIAAGAGMSARYRHSGQVCLCFAGDGAYCNGISFEALNIASMGQFTNELASHPFGVPTIFAIVNNQYAMTGQVDGEVTGVDHMARRGAAFRPDNLHAEVINGMDVLAVLDGVRRAAELAQEGKGPVIRELVTYRYHGHSLSDPRIEYRSKEEEAAWRQVDPIARLSGQLVEAKVCTQDEIEALQRKVDERQGRAARRAAEAPEPKAEDVLVFMYSSGTSDTVPAAAKEPRQLTTPEPLPRKGGKLSFKDAIKEALIEEMVRDNRVIFYGEDVADYGGAFKVTKGLIDIFGRDRVFNTSISEAAIIGTAVGAAMTGLRPVVELMYSDFEYQAGDQIYNQAAKWSYMSGGSLSVPLVIRSSVGAGKGYGGQHSQSLESHSTHTPGIKVVFPSTPYDAKGLLKTAIRDDNPVMFCESQALYNDLGEVPAEDYTIPFGRAAVRREGSDLTIVVWGKVASDVLEAARVLEAEHSIAVEVIDPRTLIPFDIETVLRSVRKTGRAIVASQACRTGSYTGEIAAQIQELAFDYLDAPVGRIGALDGVSPQSYVLEQAFLPSVATIIETARKLVGR from the coding sequence ATGGTTCGCGAGTTGACAGTGCTGCCCAGCTTCGACCCGAAGATCGTCGAGCTTGGCCAGATTCCTGTGTACCAATACAACCGCACGCTCGAGCAGGAACTTGCCGACGGGCGGCTGACCGAGCGCGATGCCAGGCAGTTCCTCGAGTTCATGATGACGATCCGCGCCTTCGAGGAGATGATCGTCGCGGCGCGCAACCAGGCCTATGAGCCGCTCAAGGGCATCGCGTTCGAGTATCGCGGCCCCACCCACCTCTCGATAGGCCAGGAGGCCACCAGCGTGGGCGGGTGCGCCGCCCTCCGCCTCACCGACTACATTACCAGCACCCACCGCGGGCACGGCGACGGCATCGCCAAGGGCTGCTTCGCCGTCTACCAGCGCGACCCCGCCACGCTGCGCAAGGTGCTGGGTCTCTCGGAGGCCGAGAAGCTCAGCGAGGAGGCCCTGCGCGAGAGGGCCATGGAGCACCACCTCTTCCGCACGGCTGCCGAGCTGTTCGGGCGCGACGCCGGCTACTGCCGGGGCCGCGGGGGCGGGATGCACATCGCCGATTTCAGCGTCGGCCACCTGGGCGCCAATGCCATCGTCGGCGGCAGCATCGGCATCGCGGCAGGGGCGGGAATGTCGGCACGCTATCGCCACAGCGGCCAGGTGTGCCTCTGCTTCGCGGGCGACGGCGCCTACTGCAACGGCATTTCCTTCGAAGCCCTCAACATCGCCTCGATGGGACAGTTCACCAACGAGCTGGCGTCGCACCCCTTTGGCGTCCCCACCATCTTCGCCATCGTCAACAACCAGTACGCCATGACCGGCCAGGTAGACGGCGAGGTAACAGGGGTGGACCACATGGCCCGCCGCGGCGCGGCCTTCCGGCCGGACAACCTGCACGCCGAGGTGATCAACGGCATGGACGTTCTGGCCGTCCTCGACGGCGTGCGCCGCGCCGCCGAACTCGCCCAGGAGGGCAAGGGCCCCGTCATCCGCGAGCTAGTGACCTATCGCTACCACGGCCACTCGCTGAGCGACCCTCGCATCGAGTACCGCTCGAAAGAGGAGGAGGCCGCCTGGCGGCAGGTGGACCCCATCGCCCGCCTCTCCGGCCAGCTTGTCGAAGCCAAGGTGTGCACCCAGGACGAGATCGAGGCGCTCCAGAGGAAGGTGGATGAGCGGCAGGGCCGCGCCGCGCGCCGCGCGGCAGAGGCCCCTGAGCCGAAGGCCGAGGACGTGCTCGTATTCATGTACAGCAGCGGCACGTCGGACACGGTTCCCGCCGCGGCCAAGGAGCCCCGCCAACTCACCACGCCTGAGCCTCTCCCGCGCAAGGGCGGCAAACTGAGCTTCAAGGATGCCATCAAGGAGGCCCTCATCGAGGAGATGGTGCGCGACAACCGCGTGATCTTCTACGGCGAGGACGTGGCCGACTACGGCGGCGCCTTCAAAGTCACCAAGGGGCTGATTGACATCTTCGGGCGTGATCGCGTGTTCAACACCTCCATCTCCGAGGCTGCGATCATCGGCACCGCGGTCGGTGCGGCCATGACGGGCCTCCGCCCCGTGGTGGAGCTGATGTATTCGGACTTCGAGTACCAGGCGGGCGACCAGATCTACAACCAGGCGGCCAAGTGGTCGTACATGTCGGGGGGCTCCCTGTCGGTGCCCCTCGTCATCCGCTCGTCGGTGGGCGCGGGCAAGGGCTATGGAGGCCAGCATTCGCAGAGCCTCGAATCGCATTCCACGCACACGCCCGGCATCAAGGTGGTCTTCCCCAGCACGCCGTACGACGCGAAGGGCCTGCTCAAGACGGCCATCCGCGATGACAATCCCGTGATGTTCTGCGAGAGCCAAGCCCTCTACAACGATCTGGGCGAGGTGCCGGCCGAGGACTACACAATCCCCTTCGGCCGGGCGGCCGTCCGCCGCGAGGGCTCCGACCTCACCATTGTGGTCTGGGGCAAGGTGGCGTCCGACGTCCTCGAGGCCGCCCGAGTCCTCGAAGCCGAGCACAGCATCGCTGTCGAGGTCATTGATCCCCGCACCCTCATCCCGTTCGACATCGAGACCGTGTTGCGCTCGGTGCGCAAGACCGGCCGAGCCATCGTGGCCTCACAGGCCTGCCGCACCGGCAGCTACACGGGCGAGATCGCCGCGCAGATTCAGGAGCTGGCCTTCGACTACCTCGACGCCCCGGTCGGCAGGATTGGCGCCCTGGATGGGGTGTCGCCGCAATCCTACGTCCTCGAGCAGGCTTTCCTGCCAAGCGTAGCCACCATCATCGAGACCGCGCGCAAACTGGTCGGGCGGTGA
- a CDS encoding ThuA domain-containing protein — MRAMALAALVFVGLVSGTVRAAEAEGKLKVLVVWGGHGFNQPAFWQMFKDNPDIAYTEAKHEKTSEVYDRDDLLTYNAIVLYDFWQNITDDQKKRFESLLDKGVGLVVLHHALATYQDWPVFEKTVGGKFLLRDEERNGIKVPKSGTGGGEIALHVCSKDHPITKGMDDFKLQDEYYNKCLVSKDVTLLLTTDCPGNQREVAWCHEQGKSRVVYIMSGHDQKVYNDANYRRLLANAIQWAARKL, encoded by the coding sequence ATGCGTGCGATGGCTCTTGCCGCGTTGGTATTCGTCGGCCTGGTGAGCGGAACCGTTCGAGCCGCGGAGGCCGAGGGGAAGCTCAAGGTGCTCGTCGTGTGGGGCGGCCACGGCTTCAACCAGCCCGCCTTCTGGCAGATGTTCAAGGACAACCCCGACATCGCCTACACCGAGGCCAAGCACGAGAAGACCTCCGAGGTCTACGACCGCGACGACCTGCTCACCTACAATGCCATCGTGCTCTACGACTTCTGGCAGAACATCACGGACGACCAGAAGAAGAGGTTCGAATCCCTGCTCGACAAGGGCGTAGGTCTCGTCGTCCTCCACCACGCCCTGGCCACCTACCAGGACTGGCCTGTGTTCGAGAAGACGGTCGGCGGCAAGTTCCTCCTCCGCGACGAGGAGCGCAACGGCATCAAGGTGCCCAAGTCGGGCACCGGCGGCGGCGAGATCGCCCTGCACGTGTGCTCGAAGGACCACCCGATCACGAAGGGGATGGACGACTTCAAACTCCAGGACGAGTACTACAACAAGTGCCTCGTGAGCAAGGACGTGACGCTGCTCCTCACCACCGACTGCCCGGGGAATCAGAGGGAAGTGGCCTGGTGCCACGAACAGGGCAAGTCGCGCGTCGTCTACATCATGAGCGGCCACGACCAGAAGGTCTATAACGACGCCAACTACCGCCGGCTCCTGGCCAACGCGATCCAGTGGGCCGCCCGAAAGCTCTGA